AATATTTATATggtaaaaacttatgtgagttTGTCTTACAAATCGTATTTGTGatacggatcttttatttgggtcacccatgaaaaaatattactttttatgctaagagtattataataaattttttattgtgaatatgggtagggttgtcACATATCACgaattatgacccgtgagatggtctcacatgagactcactctatttaaattataataatgACAAGAAGTAGTAAGTAACTTTGATTTTTCTAATAAGATTTTGATTTCATAAAATCTAAAATTTAACTTCACCAGAGTCAAGCTCTTCtcatagttttttttatttgttaagaTTGTGAGATTTAAACTTAACTCAACTCCAAAAGTTTGTTCAATAGAAGATGGATATTTAAGTCTATATATACAATTCTCAATAATTTAATTCAACCTATATAAGACATCTAACACATCTCTCACGTCGATGAACGAACTTTTGGAGCGTGAACAGGTGGTCACTAGAGATGACAACTTTCCTTATGGGTTTGGAGCCCCACGGGGAAAACCCGAAACGAGGATGAGGATCctcgattttttcggttttggGTTTGGGTTCGGGGATTTTTTAAATCCCCGATGTAGTTCGGGCGGGTATATGATTATTATCCACATCTCCGAAGTCTCCGAACCCGCatcgaaaataatatcaataataaaataatagtaatattagtattaatattataataataatattgtttttttaaaatattaaaatattattaaaattaatattgatattaattttgatattatctataataataatacataataataaattttggtttgagaaaattttCGAATCAGTCGTCGTCttgtcatattaatatttttgaaatagaGATGGGGACGAAGATGAGAAGTTGATCCTCGAAGTTTCGCCGAAAAAGCGAGGATGGGGGCGAGGATAGGATGAGGATGGAATTCGGGGATGTTGATGAACATGGGGATGACAAACCCGTCCCCGCTCCAGCCTATTGTCATCCCTAATGGTCCTAGGACAAgctaatatataaaaatagacCTTAATTTTGATACGATATTAAAATTGAGATTTAAATTTAACTTAGGACTAACTTTCGGAGTTAACACTTCATTTCATCCAAGAAATCACAGCTGTTCACATGCTAGCTTTGGAATTGGCCATCCCTTTCAGCTTCCCTGACGCGCATGTATATACACAATGTTATTCTATTATATATCATCTCATGCTATAATACGTTTAACGGCCGATGTACACACAAAACTACACAATTTCATTTCCTTTCCTCGTTCAATACACACAGATAAAAAGAATGCACACACTTGGGTTTCAAATTTGATCAGATTTATCCGTGGCcaatttacttttttttttctactGTTATTCAAGAAAACCCATAAGTTTTTTGTGCACATAAATTAGTTTTATAGATCGAAaaagtaaataataaaagatgggAGAGAGGAGAAGAAGAGGTGCATTCTTGAGTTTGGCTTTGAGTTTGGGTTTCTTGCTATTATTGTGCAAAGGGAAGACGAAGAGAACACAGAAGAATGCGTATGCCACAATGATGTATATGGGGACTCCGAGGGATTACGAGTTCTACATAGCCACGCGTGTGATGCTGAGGTCTCTCGCAAAGCTTCAGGTCGATGCTGATCTTGTCGTTATTGCCTCCATGGATGTTCCATCCCTTTGGATTCAAGCTCTGTAAGTATATCCACCCCCTCCCCCCACCCTCATTGTTGTAATGTTTCAGAAAACTAACTTTATTACAATATATCGATTCCCCTTTACCACAATCTACTGTCAGAGCCCTGTGAATAGAACTCTATTCAAATTAATTTGGATCAATGCGGATTCATGAGAAATGGGGATGTGGGTAAAAAAATGTTTTGTATAAATCTTGAAGCGgtgagttttttttttcgaaattcatatTTGGGGAAACGCAGGCTTTTCCCCTTGTTTTACCCTTTGTCTCGTGAAAAGGAGCTATTTTGTTTGGTTGTATTTCCGATGTTGGAGAAAATAttgagttttttaaaaaatatattaggaAATTTTATAAGcttcataatattttatatatctttaggtaaaaaaaaataaaaaagattgaTGCTTTTGTTTAAGTTAATACTTATATTTCCAACGGGGATTGACAATTGTCATGACAGTTGGCAAATCAGATGGTCAAAGTATCGTCCCTTCATTGTTTTTCTGAGTGAGTCTCgtgaccgtctcacgaatcataatctgtgagacggatcaaccctacccatatttacaataaaaaataatactcttagataaaaagtaatattttttaatgggtgacccaaataagagattagtctcacgaatacgactcgtgagaccgtctcacacaagtttttgcctgtttttttttaagaacttttgactttttcttcaaTTTCATATTCTTATCCCAACCTCTCTCGTTTCTCTGTGCCTCTCAATTTTTCATTAAGAAATGTTTTATTTCTATTCAAATTAATCAATCCATGATTTTGTAAGAATTAtgttattatgttttattaagcaatttaaactttaattacTTTGTTTAAACAAGAAGTCTAATATGTTAATAAAATAGCATATTGCTGCATGCTACTGCGTTAATGCTATGGATTACCATGTTGAAAGTTAGTGATTGTAGGTTCTCACGTCATATGAAAAAACATATCTTAACCCGCGTGATTGTGGGTTCTCACGTCATACAGGTGTTTTTGACCTGTGGTTTACTAACAAAGCCATacatttgattaattttttgTCCAGGCATAGCCAAGATTATAGCCAAGATTACCAAGTCCTgccaaaaattattaaaaaatatatgtgaCAGGTCCGAAGATTAGTTGGGATTATCAAGGACTTGGTCTCAGATCAACAATATTGTAATCTATCCAAAAAATATCCGtgtatgatgacatgttttgctAGACTAGAGGGAATATTGGAGTCGGAGGGAGCATATTGGTTAAGATGATCGAACTAATCGATGTTATAATTCTATAGTTGTTTCAAGAATTTATCAAAATTTGAGGTCGTTTCGACGAATTCGAAATCGAGTCAAATCCATAGAAGAAGCTGATAATTTCAGTAGCAGTTACTATTACAAGATTTGAATCTGTGGCTTTGATTGGAAGTAGTTTTATGGATCCACGTTCTTTTAAACATAATGCCATCTATTCCAAGAAACTCCTCCACCCTAGAAAATTATTTCACTATTAAATTACTCGTAGATCATTActtgtatatattatttaaattacccTAGAAAGGAGAGGACGTCAAGTTCTCTGTCAAGTGGGTATATCATTTCTTTGCCAGCAAATGAAggatttaataattttattttttatttctccAATTTTTCAAGCAATTTTAAGTAATTATCTTATTATTCTAAACAAATACTTGGCCCTTGTATGTATCTTTTAATAACAGGCAATTTTGTACTTGTTGAGGTTGACATTAGTTAATTTTTCCTGGACTATAACAACTTTAGGtccataattatttatttatttatgttgttcGTTTGGTGACGGAGAAAGATGTATTTGATTACCTTCATCATAAGTGATTGTGTAACATAAATTTCCATGCTCATGAATAATTCGCTATGAGGCGTCTCAAAATCCTTACTCTATGCATTCAGATGTTTCTTGATAGTATTAAAAGCAAAACAAGAAAAGTGCAAATTTATAAACAAATAGCTCCAAGGAAATAAACGTTGGTATGTTGCTTTTCAGAGAAGAGGAGGATGGCGCGAAGGTGATGAAAGTGGAAAATGTTAAGAATCCATATGTAAAAGATCCGAATTCGGGTTGGAGATTCACAAAGACACTGAACAAGCTGTATGTGTGGAAGCTAGTCGAGTATGAGCGTGTGGTCATGCTTGATGCCGACAATCTCTTCCTTCAAAAAACCGATGAACTCTTTCAATGCGGGCAGTTTTGTGCTGTTTTCATCAATCCCTGCATCTTTCACACCGGTCTCTTTGTGTTGCAGGTATAACCCTTTCATCAACACCATGTATGAAGATAGAGTTGTCAATTTGTTAATTATGAGGCTACGTAATGGATTTGTTTAGCCCCTAGTCTTGGAGAGCTCGAGGAAGACACTAACTTTTTTAAATATGTTATCCTGTTGATACATGGGAAACATCTAATCAATATTATAGAGCAGAAATTTTGAGGTGAAATGTGTTCACTTCACAGAAATCCCATCACTAAAATGGTCGAAATTTGCAGCCATCTTTAGAGCTTTTCAACGATATGATTCATGAGTTGGAGATCGGCAGAAGTAACACTGATGGCGCTGACCAAGGATTCATTGGAAGCTACTTCCCAGATTTACTTGATCGACCGATGTTTCACCCTCCTTCAAATGCCACAACCCTCGATGGAACCTACCGACTTCCTCTAGGCTACCAAATGGATGCCTCTTATTATTGTGAGTAAATATTCTTAGAACCCGTGGTTTCGAAAAATCATACATAATTTTTTTGCTTTAACAGATCGCATTTGCACAGTAATTTGCATATGGTCAATCAGGGTCAAATAATTACTCAGTGACATGTTTACTCATTTATCCGGTTCCAGATCTCAAACTTCATTGGAGCGTGCCTTGTGGGCCGAACAGTGTCATCACATTCCCGGGAGCTCCATGGTTAAAACCCTGGTATTGGTGGTCATGGCCTGTTCTCCCCTTGGGCATTCAATGGCATGAACAACGGCTTCAAACTCTTGGGTAAAATAAAGCTCTCTCATAAACCATTTGCAAAACCATCTTGCTCTTGTTCCACTTGTTTTTCCGTGTCATGATCAAACGCGCCCTCTGATGCTTGTTTTGTGGTATATATGCTATTCCCAACAGCTACGATGCAGAAATGCCTATCGTGTTCAT
This genomic interval from Primulina eburnea isolate SZY01 chromosome 16, ASM2296580v1, whole genome shotgun sequence contains the following:
- the LOC140816941 gene encoding putative glucuronosyltransferase PGSIP8 — encoded protein: MGERRRRGAFLSLALSLGFLLLLCKGKTKRTQKNAYATMMYMGTPRDYEFYIATRVMLRSLAKLQVDADLVVIASMDVPSLWIQALEEEDGAKVMKVENVKNPYVKDPNSGWRFTKTLNKLYVWKLVEYERVVMLDADNLFLQKTDELFQCGQFCAVFINPCIFHTGLFVLQPSLELFNDMIHELEIGRSNTDGADQGFIGSYFPDLLDRPMFHPPSNATTLDGTYRLPLGYQMDASYYYLKLHWSVPCGPNSVITFPGAPWLKPWYWWSWPVLPLGIQWHEQRLQTLGYDAEMPIVFIQAIFYLGVMAVARIARPNLSKLCYRREEKSVFLVQTGFKLIALWSILAAYIVPFFFVPHTVHPVIGWGLYLLGAFSLSFMAINAFLLPLLHVLMPWLGIIGALLVMAYPWYNNGVSRALAVFGYAFCSSPFLWVSLVKIVSSLHVSLEREAFLPRFGENASPLGFNKLY